TCCCAGACATTGAACAAGACATTGTCGTCTTCGCCGTTATTGCAAAGAAGTCAGAACCCCGCTCTCACAAGCCCCGGGCTGATCAAAATGGCAAGCAGTCAGACCGAGGGAAGTACATGGTCGTCACATTATGCGATCTAAAGTGGGAACTTGAGCTTTTTCTCTTCAACTCAGGATTTACCCGATTTTGGAAGCTCACAGAAGGCACAGTGCTGGCGATTCTGAACCCGACCATTATGCCACCTCCAGTTGGCAGAGAAGCCACTGGGAAGTTCAGTCTCGTGATCAACTCTGATGCTGACACAATCATGGAGATTGGAAAGGCCCGGGACTTGGGATTCTGCAAATCCATCAAGAAAGATGGCGAGTTCTGCAACTCTTGGGTCAACAAGAAACGAACCGAGTTTTGCGAATTTCATACTAACGAAGCTGTCTCCAAGCAGCGAGCAAGTCGCATGGAGGTCAACACAATGGACTTTGGCGGTGTTGGAGAGAAGTTCAAGTGGAAATCGAGACAGCTCGTTAACCCACAGCCCGAGAAGAAATCGGGAAAGTACGACCGAGAAACACACAGCCATTGGTTCGCTACGAAATCAATGAGTTCTGCGTCACTCATTGACGGAGGCCAGGCTCTTATGGACAGGAGAGAAAAGGAAGAGAATCTAAAAAGAAGGATGATTGCCCAAGAACGCGAGAGGGGCATCATGTCGCGGCTGAGTAAAATCGGCGCCGGCACTGGAAAGGAGTACATGCAACAAACAGACCGCAATCGTAACCCTACGTCCGCGTCAAGTTTGCCGTCATCCTCGTCAGCTTCGAACGTACTCGGGGCGCGACAGAAGCCTGATATCAAGAGCTTAGGCATTATGCCCAGGAATAGGGAACTAGCTCTTCACCTCAGCCCGATCAAACGAAAGAGACCGCAGAGCGCGCAGTCTAGCTCCTCGATCGGGGCGCCGTCGTCGGCGACGGCCACGACAGGGCTAAAGACCGGTTTTGGATGGGGCGGCAATCTCAAGGACAAGCTCGCCAAGATGAAAGAAGGTGAAAAGCTGAATAGCGATAAGCCGCCGGTGAGGAAGAAGACGAGATTCGTGACGGAGAAGGGGATTCGCGAGGCTGGGAGGGAGAGTCTGGGTATGGACCTGCCGCAGGCGGTTTCTTTTGAagatgacgatgacgacgattTGATTATTGTGTGAAGGCAGCATTTTTTGGGAATGGGGTCATTCGAAGGCGACACTGGTCGGACGGGATGGGAAGGTATGGGCTTGCGGTTACACAGGGAGTTTTCCCTAGGTATGACTCCTGGATGGAGTCCGCTTGAAGCGATTATGGTCACCAAATACAGGTTACAGAAAACGGCTTCAAGACAGGATATCACGTCAAAAAAGACACTATTTTGACAATAGTCTGGccgtttacttagtatttcgtGTGATCACACCTGGCTAAGGTGAGGTATAGTAAACTGCCTCACTTGGCGTCACATCAATGATATGACCGCGGAAGCGTATTCGTCGCTATTTAGCTTCAATTGAGCACATGATCCTCATCAGGGGGATATCTGAGAATTACACCGAGAGGTGAATGTGACTTCCTTCAAAATGCCGTCCATTCACCATTCAGCTTCTTGTAAATCATCTTTCTAGCCATGAATCGTCGTCAATCGTACTCAATTTGTTCGCCAAAAGGGTCCTAAGCTGTCTCCTTTACACACCAAAAACCAACGAACCTTTCACTCTTCCTGGGAAGAGCACTCCAAAATAACAAACCTCACACACCAAAATGAAAAGACAACATAATACTCTGCCCGGCCTACGAGCCGCGACAGTCGCTCTTCTTGCCGCTCGAAATGTAAAAGCTGCCGAGAGAGTCTTCTGCGCCGACGCAGAAAACATTGTGGTTCACCACATGAGCTGCGATGACGCCCCCGGCGGCACCTTCTTCTTGTTCGCCAGTGAGGAGGAACACGCGATCGGCAGCGCCGTCGATCCAAAGGCCGTCGATCTATACGACAGTGCTAATTTTATCGACCGCAAGTACGCCAAAGAGCAGCGTGAGCTACGAGAACGAGACTTGGAGTCAAGAGGTTTTGGGAGCATGACGCCGCGGGGATGCGGTAGCTAGATTGACGGTGAGCAGAACGCATGGAAGCAGATAGTAAGAAAAAGAGAATCGTAAAAGAAGAGACCAAAAGAAGTCCGAAAAAGAAGCTGCTTGTGGCCTTATGTAGGACCAACAAATTCGAACTCGCGCTCTTGCCGAAACCAGGCATTACTTTCCACCACTAGGTCATATACACATCAGGCGGTGCTTCTTGCCTCAACGTTGCCGATTGAATTGAATACAGAGTCTCGATGGCTATTGTGTTGTATTCCATGTGAGGATACTGCGGAACATGAGCATCTGAGTATACGTCTGCGAGTACCACGCGCGGCTCCACACTCTCACGTCTTCGATACAGCCACATAACTCGGCGGCCTTGCCTCTTTACTCTTCCCCCAGTCGGACTCCTTGTCTCCCAGCGTCAACTCTAATGTCTTGCCCTGACTGAAGAATTCATGTCCGATCCAACTCTTGGTATACGCCTCCTCGTCCAGCTTGGCACTCTGCACGTAGATGTTCTTGTACGCAGCGTCAAACCCGACACATTTGATAGTGGCATTCCCTCCCGTCACCGGATTTTTGACACTAACTTCCTCAAAGAACGGCGGCGTGATGAGATACACATTTTGCCCCGCGACTGGGAATAGGCCCATGACGGAGAAGGCAAGAAAAGCCCCCATGGCGCCCGAGTCGTCATTACCCGGCAACCCGCCACGCGAAGAGTTGAAGGCCGAGGGGATATATTTGTGGATGCGTTCCGCTGAGAGGCCTGGCCGACCGGCGTAGTGGTAGAGATAGACGGTCAGGAATACGGGCTCATTGGAGATGTCGGCTAGTGGCGACGCGTGGAAGTAATTGAGGCGGGACACGAAGGCGTCATCGCCGCCCATGAGATCGATGAGGGTTGATGTGGAGTGGGGAACGATGCTGGAGACAGATTAGCTAGACCGCAGTCGCAAGAACTTGGAGTGTACTAACAATTGATACTGCCAGATGCTCGCCTCGAACGTTTCGCTCGGATTTGTCGTCAGGGAGCAGAACCCGGCGAGATTCGAGCAAGCTATGGGATCTTGGAAGCCCCATGTTCCATTCATGTACTTGGGCTGGAAGAAGCCAGAGAATCCAGTGTCGGTGCCATTGATCAAAGACCTTTGGTCCTCTTTCCACAGATTCTGCCAGTTCATACTTCTTGCAATGTATTTGTCGTGTGACTGACCCTCCCCTAGCCCCTGAGCTAGGGTTGCAAGGCAGTAGTCGTTGTAAGAGTATTCCAAAGTCCTCGTGATGCTTCTTGAGTTTGTGCCAAACCCAACTGGGTCAAAGTCTAGATATGGGATGTAGTTGAGGGTCTTCCAGCTTGTGAGGCCGCCGCGTCCCTCATAAGACCACTCCAGGGGTTCGTCCTCGGCATCTTTCGTTATGGCCGCGAGAGCCACCTTCCAGTCTATCGAGGTTAGGTTTTTGACGTAGGAGTCGACGATTACGACATCGGCGTTGGAGCCTCCTTGAGTCCAGCCTTTGCAGAGAGACATGCGACAGTCTGGCAGCCAGCCTTCGTGCTTGTAGATGTCGAGCATGGAGTTTATCATTTGCGCTTGAGCTGCTGGATCGATAACGGTAAGCAGGGGGTGTTGGGCACGAAAGCTGTCCCACATGCTGCACATTATTAGAAAAGGAGAGCTGGAGACATGAAATGGATACTTGCCAGTAGAACGAATCAAAGTAGGGGATCCGGCTATCCCAATGCGGATTCTCGCCAGTGTAATTCTGAGGAGAAATCATGTTACGGTATAAGCCGCTCCAGAAACTCTTTTGCAAGTCTTCCGTTGCGCCAGCTGCCTTGACTGAAACGGGGCTCAGTTTCTCTCTCCAAGCGTCCTTTGCTGTCTTCACCAGCGAATCAAAGTTGTTCAGCGGATCCGGAATCTCCTTCTCTGCGTTGCGACATGCCTGATCACTGCTCTTGAACGAGACTCCCACTCTGGCAGTGACAGTGTCGTTGGTCAGCTCTTTGAAGCGCACGAAGCCGCCGCCCTCGAGGTCAAACAGGTTGAAGCCTCTCGTGATGAACAGCTCCTTGGGCTCGTTACCGGCTCTGTTATTGACCCATACCCCAGTATCAAAGACCTGGGCGCCAAAGAAGTCGACGCAGTAGTGAAGCACGTACGACCCAGCACCGAAGCTAGGCAGGAATGTCCCGTTTCCAAACATTCGCCCTGTGGGCGTGTCGACCTTGATCGACGCGTTTTGCCTGCTCGCCCAAAGATCTGTCAAGTCCAACAGCACGAGCGGATGCTCGCTTCCGCCGCTCGGGAACTTGAACCGCATGAGCGCCGCGTGCTCAGATACCGTCATGTCCGCCTTCACGCCGGACGACAGCTCGACGGAGAAGTAGCCCGGCTCGGCGACGGTCTTGTTCGCTTCATGCTGCGTCGCCCGGTCCCCGATGCGGAATCTACAGTTGTTAAGCTCGTCGCCGGGGCAGAGCTGAGGGAAGAGCGGGAAGTTGCCCAGGCTGGGGTTTCCGCCGGTGCCGCTGTCGTGGACGATACTGAAGCCGGTGATGTTGCTCCCGTCGGTCGAATAACCTCCAGTCTTTTCCC
The window above is part of the Colletotrichum lupini chromosome 9, complete sequence genome. Proteins encoded here:
- a CDS encoding glycosyl hydrolase family 92, yielding MRFLVPLIAFVVAGCCQSFDPLAFVDPLIGSQRGGNVFAGATLPYGLAKAVADVDGEKTGGYSTDGSNITGFSIVHDSGTGGNPSLGNFPLFPQLCPGDELNNCRFRIGDRATQHEANKTVAEPGYFSVELSSGVKADMTVSEHAALMRFKFPSGGSEHPLVLLDLTDLWASRQNASIKVDTPTGRMFGNGTFLPSFGAGSYVLHYCVDFFGAQVFDTGVWVNNRAGNEPKELFITRGFNLFDLEGGGFVRFKELTNDTVTARVGVSFKSSDQACRNAEKEIPDPLNNFDSLVKTAKDAWREKLSPVSVKAAGATEDLQKSFWSGLYPQAQMINSMLDIYKHEGWLPDCRMSLCKGWTQGGSNADVVIVDSYVKNLTSIDWKVALAAITKDAEDEPLEWSYEGRGGLTSWKTLNYIPYLDFDPVGFGTNSRSITRTLEYSYNDYCLATLAQGLGEGQSHDKYIARSMNWQNLWKEDQRSLINGTDTGFSGFFQPKYMNGTWGFQDPIACSNLAGFCSLTTNPSETFEASIWQYQFIVPHSTSTLIDLMGGDDAFVSRLNYFHASPLADISNEPVFLTVYLYHYAGRPGLSAERIHKYIPSAFNSSRGGLPGNDDSGAMGAFLAFSVMGLFPVAGQNVYLITPPFFEEVSVKNPVTGGNATIKCVGFDAAYKNIYVQSAKLDEEAYTKSWIGHEFFSQGKTLELTLGDKESDWGKSKEARPPSYVAVSKT
- a CDS encoding primase zinc finger yields the protein MDILNDQHHNINVAPPPDEPQWPPRSPHEALISTPSGRERLRRLQNRGSPSPSPLKRGRANSTLSTRSANLIDEMDDQEDEDEETLQLKLQEIQARLKLKKLQSARERTEAAPPTQTRPTSKGFGVGRALSRPEPQATIEVPVSPIRKTQPAPPKASPTRVALGIDKGIKRAPSVLRRNTNPQDGQQQFGGYLQRSRTPAQQEVSRPLSFNERLAAARTQEVDRQGLRERVQKVRSETFDIGQKEIEQFKEKAIDIPEQEEAAPSFSRDEILGGMSRAEPNQRKLDAIPALPAPSSSKDDDDPQGLYEPPPDWMMAGQKPQRPKKVAPADVPEAEASAFEPYSSFHLSQRILPHQVLTRTLSGKKIFKLPDLLRKVKAPEFQLPDIEQDIVVFAVIAKKSEPRSHKPRADQNGKQSDRGKYMVVTLCDLKWELELFLFNSGFTRFWKLTEGTVLAILNPTIMPPPVGREATGKFSLVINSDADTIMEIGKARDLGFCKSIKKDGEFCNSWVNKKRTEFCEFHTNEAVSKQRASRMEVNTMDFGGVGEKFKWKSRQLVNPQPEKKSGKYDRETHSHWFATKSMSSASLIDGGQALMDRREKEENLKRRMIAQERERGIMSRLSKIGAGTGKEYMQQTDRNRNPTSASSLPSSSSASNVLGARQKPDIKSLGIMPRNRELALHLSPIKRKRPQSAQSSSSIGAPSSATATTGLKTGFGWGGNLKDKLAKMKEGEKLNSDKPPVRKKTRFVTEKGIREAGRESLGMDLPQAVSFEDDDDDDLIIV